A window from Leptothermofonsia sichuanensis E412 encodes these proteins:
- the fahA gene encoding fumarylacetoacetase, whose amino-acid sequence MKHSVDWTHDPDLRSWVESANQPDTDFPIQNLPLGVFRRQGMAESARIGVAIGNQVLDLFQAVQMGLLTELPEKLQFACTATLLNPLMALGAEASLHLRHQLSQFLQSSNQPPAFDSGILVPIAEVEMLLPAAIGDYTDFYASIFHATSVGKLFRPDNPLLPNYKFVPIAYHGRASSIVPSGTPIQRPQGQHKQPEETIPTFGPTRLLDYELEVGGFVGAGNKLGQAIALDQAEDHLFGLCLVNDWSARDIQAWEYQPLGPFLAKSFATTISPWVVTLEALAPFRCPAFTRPTDDPVPLPYLASSTNTEWGGIDLILEVKICTARMRAAGMEPFLLSRTSFNQMYWTLAQMLTHHASNGCNLRPGDLIASGTVSGADPGTQGCLLEITQRGAHPLKLPTGEVRAFLLDGDEVIFHGYCEKANYARIGFGECRGIVGIAI is encoded by the coding sequence ATGAAACACTCTGTTGACTGGACGCACGACCCGGATTTGCGTAGCTGGGTCGAGTCGGCAAACCAGCCCGACACCGACTTTCCCATCCAGAACCTGCCTCTGGGGGTGTTTCGCAGGCAGGGTATGGCAGAGTCTGCCCGCATTGGGGTTGCGATTGGGAACCAGGTTCTAGATCTGTTTCAAGCCGTGCAGATGGGGTTGCTGACGGAACTTCCAGAAAAATTACAGTTCGCCTGTACCGCTACTCTTTTGAATCCCCTCATGGCACTGGGAGCAGAAGCTTCCCTCCATCTGCGCCATCAACTGAGTCAGTTTCTCCAATCCAGTAACCAACCCCCCGCATTCGACAGCGGCATTCTGGTTCCCATTGCGGAGGTTGAAATGTTACTGCCCGCAGCCATTGGCGACTATACGGACTTTTATGCCTCCATCTTTCACGCCACCAGCGTTGGTAAACTGTTTCGTCCAGACAATCCTCTACTACCCAACTACAAATTTGTGCCAATCGCCTACCACGGTCGTGCCTCTTCCATCGTTCCCAGTGGTACACCCATCCAGCGCCCCCAGGGACAGCATAAGCAACCGGAAGAAACCATTCCCACCTTTGGACCGACCCGCCTGCTGGACTACGAACTGGAGGTGGGCGGATTCGTTGGTGCCGGGAATAAATTGGGGCAGGCGATCGCCCTGGATCAGGCAGAAGACCATCTGTTTGGGCTGTGTCTGGTCAATGACTGGTCAGCCCGAGATATTCAGGCATGGGAATACCAGCCCTTAGGTCCCTTTCTGGCAAAAAGTTTTGCCACCACCATCTCCCCCTGGGTGGTTACCCTGGAGGCGTTAGCCCCCTTCCGCTGTCCGGCATTTACTCGCCCCACAGATGATCCAGTCCCGCTCCCCTATCTGGCATCTTCCACGAACACTGAATGGGGCGGCATCGATCTTATCCTGGAAGTAAAAATTTGCACCGCCCGAATGCGGGCAGCCGGGATGGAGCCATTTCTCTTGAGCCGCACCTCCTTCAACCAGATGTACTGGACTCTGGCACAAATGCTGACCCACCATGCCAGCAATGGCTGTAACTTGCGTCCCGGTGACTTAATCGCCAGTGGCACCGTTTCTGGCGCTGACCCCGGAACTCAGGGCTGTCTGCTGGAAATCACCCAGCGCGGTGCTCACCCGCTCAAACTCCCCACCGGCGAAGTGCGAGCGTTTCTCTTAGATGGGGATGAAGTCATTTTTCACGGCTATTGTGAAAAGGCAAACTATGCCAGAATCGGGTTTGGTGAATGTCGGGGAATCGTGGGAATTGCCATATAA
- a CDS encoding DUF3082 domain-containing protein: MSEMTPSSEELGGSVDSGSKLPGPWRCLLGAVVAGVLAIALYAMTASIAHSFATKPIHSDNYIVHRISAAVRTLVIGMSALGTGVFGFASLGLFGLGIQLAIQRLKGQSVPPASDG; this comes from the coding sequence ATGAGCGAAATGACTCCGTCTTCCGAAGAATTGGGCGGGTCGGTTGATTCTGGTTCCAAATTGCCGGGTCCCTGGCGCTGTTTGTTGGGCGCAGTTGTAGCGGGAGTGCTGGCGATCGCACTCTACGCCATGACTGCATCAATTGCCCACAGCTTTGCTACCAAACCCATTCACAGCGATAACTACATTGTTCACCGGATTTCTGCGGCTGTGCGCACCCTGGTAATTGGGATGAGTGCCCTGGGAACTGGGGTATTTGGGTTTGCCTCCCTGGGTTTATTCGGTCTGGGCATTCAGCTTGCGATTCAACGCCTGAAAGGGCAATCTGTGCCACCTGCTTCTGATGGCTGA
- a CDS encoding putative toxin-antitoxin system toxin component, PIN family: MHYIAVFDTNILLSALLSTNGNPFRCLALAKIGQVESVTCQEILDEFAEKLLVKFKFSEEMTQLAVKEVRDFSRLIEISGTLKVVPMIQMMTWL, from the coding sequence ATGCATTACATTGCGGTTTTTGACACCAATATTTTGCTCTCCGCTCTACTTTCTACGAACGGTAACCCATTTCGGTGTCTAGCTCTGGCGAAGATAGGACAGGTTGAGTCTGTGACCTGTCAAGAAATTTTGGACGAATTTGCTGAGAAGTTGCTCGTGAAGTTCAAATTTTCTGAAGAGATGACACAATTAGCAGTAAAAGAAGTACGTGATTTCTCTCGTCTGATTGAGATTTCTGGAACTCTTAAGGTAGTTCCGATGATTCAGATGATGACATGGTTATAG